Sequence from the Pongo pygmaeus isolate AG05252 chromosome 23, NHGRI_mPonPyg2-v2.0_pri, whole genome shotgun sequence genome:
TaactaatcaatgttatttctttttttttttgagatggagtttctctcttgtcacccaggctggagtgcaatggcacaatcttggctcactgcaacctctgcctcttgggatcaagcagttctcctgcctcagcctcccgagtagctgggattacaggcacccgccactgtgcctggctaatttttgtatttagagacggggtttcaccatgttggccaggctggtctccaactcctgagctcaggtgatccacccacctcggcctcccaaagtgctgggattacagatgtgagccaccgcaccccaccccaccaatcaatgttatttctataAAGCAAGGAGAATTCCTGCCAAACAACTTTGTCATCCTTGCCCCCTTCTGCCTATAAAAACCTGATTGTAGGAAAGGCCCAATGCAGCACACCCCACGGCAACTTAGAAGTTTGTTCTGGGCAGTTGTCGTTACTCTCGCTCAAGTAAACGctttaaagttatattttgtgcctcagcttctGCCTGTAGGTCAATAAGATTCAACTGCTATATGCAAATAAGAGGCCAGTAGAGGCCCAGGAGGGTCATGGAAACCCTGGAAGCTTGGCCTCAGAGTTGGAGTTGAGAGGACCCCAGATTAGGGGATAGTTTAAGCACAGTGGTTTCAATGGGTCTGGTGTCCATTCAGCTCAGCTGGGGCCTGTTTCTTTGGATTTTAGAAAGCTGTGCCCAGGTCCTGCCATACCTCCTGTCTGATGCAATCTCGTTATTCTTTTCTCCAAGTCCGCCAATGTCCAGTTTTTTTTCCATGATCCTCACAACATCCCtttgagagaaaaggaaggaaagacgaGCCCACTTCTTAGGAGACTTTAGGGGACTTAGGGACACAGCAAGCGAGTaggagccccagggctggggTCCAGGTTGCCTCCGGAGCCAGTGCTGTTCCCCAGGGGGGCACGGAACCACCTCCCTCTCTGATCTGCTGCCATCTCTCTCGCCTCACAGTTCCCGTGGGAGCCATGAAGCTGAACGAGAGGAGTGTAGCCCACTATGCACTCAGCGACTCCCCAGCAGACCACATGGGCTTCCTGCGCACCTGGGGGGGCCCAGGGACCCCACTGACCCCCAGTGGCACTGGCCGAAGATGCTGGTTTGTCCTCAAGGGCAACCTGCTATTCTCCTTTGAGAGTCGCGAGGGCCGGGCTCCACTGAGCCTGGTGGTGCTGGAAGGTTGCACAGTGGAACTGGCAGAGGCTCCCGTGCCTGAGGAGTTTGCCTTTGCCATCTGCTTTGATGCCCCTGGAGTGCGCCCACACCTGCTGGCCGCAGAAGGGCCGGCGGCCCAGGAGGCCTGGGTGAAGGTGCTGTCCCGGGCAAGCTTTGGCTACATGCGCCTGGTGGTACGCGAGTTGGAGAGCCAGTTGCAGGACGCACGCCAGAGCCTGGCTTTGCAACGCCGCTCATCCTGGAAGTCTGTTGCCAGCCGCTGTAAGCCCCAGGCTCCTAACCACCGAGCTGCGGGCCTGGAGAATGGCCACTGCCTCTCCAAGGACAGCAGCCCTGTGGGCTTGGTTGAAGAAGTGGGCAGCAGGTCTGCAGGGCGGGGGTTGGCTGAGTGGGAGCTGCAGGGCCCTGCCAGCCTCTTCCTAGGCAGGGGGCAGAGCCCTGTGTCCCCTGAGACCTCCTGCTTCTCTACCCTGCATGACTGGTATGGCCAGGAGATCGTGGAGCTGCGGCAGTGTTGGCAGAAGAGGGCCCAGGGGAGCCAGCCAAAATGTGAGGAACAGGATAGGCCCTAAGTCTGGGCCCTTTGAGTCAGGAAACCAGGGCCAGTTCTTTTTCAGGAGTTAAATGTTTACCCATTTCCAAGGTTGCGTTTTGGGAGGGGACATGGGTTCTCTCCTTCTTGCTATTTAGGCATTCTCCAGGTTCCAGATCCACCCGTGTGTCTGGAAGGGACTGAGGGACCATTCCTTCCATCCTCTTTATTTCCTGAGGTCCAGAGAAGGCAGGAGACTTAgcagccacagagcaagaccccaatcTCCTGACTGCACTGGCCTGACTGCCCCCTCCCAGGGGATGTTAATGAAATGAAGGAAGCGGGGAATGTCAACCGAGACTGTCACAGGCTTGCCCTACCTTTGACCTACACACCAGGCTCTAGAACCATAATTTCCAACCTGGGGAGTCTCCTGTGCATTTAAATCCAAGGTAGGCTGCAGTATTGGCTTGAAGCTCTGACACTGTCAGAGAAAGTGGATTTATTGTGTCATAGGAGTTTCTGGGACCCAGCTCTTCCTGAGAGGGGTGGGAAGACTGGGGATGGGATCCTCACTCAGCAGTTTGGGTAGGGCCCTTTGAGGCAGAGGGTCTTCGGCCAGTGAAGAGAGATTTATTCTGCTCAGTGCTGGGGTCCCATCctttctccctggctgccctGTTAACAGATGGTGCTGGACCTTGCCCCGGAAGGGGCTTGTAGCTTTTTTATGTCAACGAAATGCCCTCCTGTACTCTGTCTTCAGCAGCCAACTCCTGGAGCTGCCAAGTGAGGGGTTAAAGAAGAGGTGGGGAGGCAGTATGGCTCCCTGGGGAAAGTCTGTTGCTTTGGTTCTCAGTCCTGGGTATTCTAGGAGCTTGGACACAGGATTCCTTTTCCTGTGCTAAA
This genomic interval carries:
- the PHETA2 gene encoding sesquipedalian-2, with the translated sequence MKLNERSVAHYALSDSPADHMGFLRTWGGPGTPLTPSGTGRRCWFVLKGNLLFSFESREGRAPLSLVVLEGCTVELAEAPVPEEFAFAICFDAPGVRPHLLAAEGPAAQEAWVKVLSRASFGYMRLVVRELESQLQDARQSLALQRRSSWKSVASRCKPQAPNHRAAGLENGHCLSKDSSPVGLVEEVGSRSAGRGLAEWELQGPASLFLGRGQSPVSPETSCFSTLHDWYGQEIVELRQCWQKRAQGSQPKCEEQDRP